In Dendropsophus ebraccatus isolate aDenEbr1 chromosome 13, aDenEbr1.pat, whole genome shotgun sequence, the sequence gaccatcttcagaagcgggacccggcgcgatgaggtgagtatagggggttctaacggggggttgggagcctgtcacctcgtcaccgggggtgacaggttccctttaaaagcttgcaacagtctatacatactgagctagacttatgactgcagccatagtgaccccccacaagatgtgtatatagatagatatatctctcacctagtgactaatgcaagtgaccccctacaatacagacacctgaggggccctgataataataattgtgcatatatctatctcccagtgtctgcagccagtttgccctacacttatagatggccccctccccttatagatgaccccctctacccccattatagatgccccctcctccccccattatagatgccccctcctcccccccattatagatgccccctcctcccccccattatagatgccccctctcccccccattatagatggcccctcttctcccccccccttatagataccccctccccttatagatgaccccctctaccccgattatagatgccccctctcccccccccattatagatgcccccccctttcctctatgctaagcagtatttagaaaaaacaaacacacaaactcacctgacaacccgctcccccggcgatcctcttcttcttcaggcgctgtccccggctgatgcgcggctgtcgggggtgtctcgtcctatccccggcagcgcggcgcgtcagtgagctccctgtacgccggggctgtgacttctgacacaggaagcgtctctgacgtgcgcttcctgtgccggaagtcagggccccaggcaactcactgatgcgccgcgctgccggggataggacggggccagtcgcaaatggccattgcaaaatgtcagtcgcattggcgaccattttggtcgccatctggagctctgatatatatatataactttagagaatctgtgtaaacctgcatatggttgtgtttggactgacctatagaataatggtattgcagtgtcccagaacatgcagactactactcctattatggccatttctcttgctgtgtcaatgcctgttctggtaagtgtttgcactgcaactgctgctggttttcccctagtattctctagtaatgtgcattctcatgtgtattctcatgtgttcctgtgtattattgcattgtacagtggtatgcaaggctgttgatcacgtgacctgtaaccatggttcctccaatggccgactagctctggccaggagcaaccatgtgacctcccacttcctgctgacaagtcagttcagcccctgttttcaagcaaggaggttgtgttgttctgtcctctccctcagaagagtgactgagtctgctgctgtattcaagtcttcggctgtatctgcctgctcaagtgaccggattcttctctctcatctgggtgtcattccgttatctctcctcatcgctgcaaggattcacagcaagtattattctcaagctaatccacccagcaatgctatttctctcatactcctactcccatcatccggcacgtattctcacagcctatgcagcaccactcctgctttatttgtcaaagcctgctatatacccggttgcatccggacagaactgttgctactagttacctcatctataataaaaccgctgttactgaaccctggcattggtgtccactaactaatgccctgactaggtgcagcgaagaatcgcatgcccgtCATCAcctgcagattccacagaccggccctacagctgtgctgccctcaggcctataccgtgacaagtataacccctgcagctaccccggtcattgcccgctcataacaccagcactgcggaagtggcccccaggggccagggcattgcagtatcacgtcgcttttaccatatagtgcattacatagacacaggaaccccccaaatgttaccatattgcattcttttttacgatttcacctatttatatcttcataaatgatatttttggggttccatcatacatgttatggtagaatgaaagacgccattacaaaggacatctattcctgtaaaaaataacaagcccttacacggccctgtagatagaaaactgagagtgctagagctcatagaaggggaggagggaaaaacgaaaacacaaaaatctaaatttgcgcaatccactgggtcattttggccttggtcctcaaagggttaaaagttgctttttaggacaataactgcatcacctgctgaatgacaTGATTTTGATATACTGTATTTATGGCGGTGACTTTCCCCAATTATAAGTACTGAGTTTGGTCGTTCCAAATATGAATTATGATGGGTTTCCTTTGATATAATATTTTCCTTTGAACTCTCTGTGTTCTATCTTATTCCAGTCATAGTTAGTTCAGGTGTGAATCTTTGTCCTTCGTGTAGGTGCAAATATTATCTGTGTCACACAGTGTTTACAAGAGAGGAGCCCCATGTAAAGATTTGGGTTAAGGGCTTTTGTCCACGTTCTGTATGGAGGCtacagacagggaagccctgtaatggagtgtttccGCGCCCCGGCTAGATGTATCAGTATCATGGCGGGAGTggagaaactgtttgaatctctgcagcaccgtAGTGGCAGAGCTGCGCGTACCAGCaacattttaagaatttttgttcTTGCACtatgtttatttaggcccaaacctaaattCATCGGTCAGCCACCGcacatcgcttcgtggaatagcggtgcgcggcaggcgaccgaagATTTAAGAAgccccatacattacctagcagggcttctcctccgctccgtcttcctccccggggcccacggcgcagcatcagcttcgctGCGGCCTGattgagctgtcagactgctcagccaatcactggccgggaccgccatggccagtgattggctgagctgtctgacagctcagtcaggctgcaccgaagctgatgctgcgccacgggacatggggaggaagacggagagaaggagaagccctgctaggtaaagtgtgctgcaagggctgcaaggacatcggtaacgatgtccctgcagccctcactaaatgaTCAtccggccgtggaataggcccagtaaacgagcgccaatctagcagatcggcgctcgtttacactgttgatcAGGCCCGCAGAATAGGGCCCTAGGGAAGAACATAAAACCTATCCACATAACTGTTGAAAACTTTTCTATAATCTTcctctatgtagatgaatagatagaaagatagatggtGGGCAGATAAGACAGGCAGTTGGcgctgaggtgcaatgcatgctgggagatggagTCCTAgccgggtgccatgatgtaaaactgtaatcatttgaatctggggctaggagcaacAAAGTGGGTGTCAAACAGTCAGTGGGGGATCATGCACCTGCTACAGTAACAGCTCCACTCAcatgtctgcaacaaatctgcaaatGTGTGAAGTCACCCTTAAGGCTTTCTATGTTCCCAGCTTGGTATGCTCACAGTTTGCTCTCCCGGACACGCTCATAGTTAAGATGTTTGTGGAAGAAGTCCTGAATTCTTTTCCAGGAGTCCACTTGTGCATGTGCATGAGCCTTTGGTTCCCCTCCCCAAATCACAGGATGGCCAATAACCTTGTGCATAGAAGCtttacacaaggggaaatatggCGGCTCAATGTAATGTCCAGCGTTCGGATAATACACCACCTCCGgcttctctttcccttcttccgcCAGTAGCTGGCAAGCTATTTGGGCATGGAAGTCGCTTTTCCAGTTCTTGTCATCTTCTCCCACAATAAAAAGAAACTTGCAATCTGCTTTTCCCACAGGGATGAGGCTCCTCCGGTTCGCTTCCTCTAGTGGGTTACATACTACGTCAATCATATCTCCCACTCCTGGCTGCGGGTATCTCATCTTCGTACGATCTAAGCTGATGGGGGGCAGAGTGATGTCCTTATAGTGAAGGGCGGCTACAACATTAGCCACTGCGCCATTCACAACAGCTGTGGCAGCTATGCCTTTAAGGAAGGAGGACATAGAAAGAACTAGGTCTCCACCTTTAGAATGTCCGAGGAGCCCGATTCCTGAACCCTTCACCTGAAAAAGAGAAAACTGTAAACTCCTCTGCCCGTATCCTGTACATATGAACATACCATATAATACTTTTACCTTATTAAAGAGGGGTTGTGATCGcatgcagttttgcaatatacttttttctatgtttaaatcaacattatacatatggccactaggtgtctcccttcctggcaaactgtggtccatgttccctctgtgactacatttggtcttttctctgtttaagaaaaagagaccaaacacaggaagtccagtccTTTGCTCGCTCACAGACGTGGCTTAGTATTGATTGACGGTCATTCCTGAGGGCACACAGAGCAGGACAAGTCTTTACTGCAAATAAGTTTGGCTGCTgcacgtccacattcagtagcagaaaatCCTGCGGgcgctcgcattgtatggtcaactctcctgtcacacaacaccaaaacctctgtgaccacacagtgacattatactgactaaattGTTGGATAATGTAAGAAATGGACCttaggaaatatatatatcttatagtcGGCCATCTTGGGTATATTTTATAAGGTATCTATTTATTGGAAACAAGATGGAGGACTACAGACGTAGCCAGGGTTGACCTGATCACAACAATTGTATCAGAGAGCTATGTTTAGTTTAGTTAAACGCGTCATTGTGATCAGGTTggcacaggctacatctgtatatggttGTATTTTTCCCCAAACATGCATGCTAAATACCCATTGTAGGCCGAGATTCTCGTATCAGATAGTCACTTGGTGTCACAGGTATAGTGTTTACAGATGCAAGATAACACTGTGATACCAATTGGCAAATTGTCTCTGTAGTGATCAAAGGGTTTTGGGCCAACGAGGTGGAGACAACACGTCTGTGAGAATAGGGACAAAACAATGGAGGATGTGACATAAAAACAGGGCTCAGGAGGGAAGGAGGACAGGAAGGAGAGGAGCAGGACAGGAAGGGGAGGTCACAGGAAGTGGAGACCAGACCTGAaggagatggagacctgtgtggttAAAGGCTGATAGTGTGTGGTAACTATGCTTGAAATTGTTGTTGTTGGAATTGATGTAATATTTAGTTTTCTGTAGTGTAATGGTTATTCCTTATTggttatattgtatttgtattgtaGTTTCGTAATTCTTAtctttctgctcttttatatGACTGTACAACTTTTATAACAAATATAAAATCAGTATTCCACTCTGACAATATGTGATTTACTTTACACTCGCTATTTCTTACagataacaaagagcattgtctcctggtaagctgcagagctgataatagagtTGGCAAAAGTTAATACACTGATTCctaaacttacaatggcctcaagatacaatattttcaacatacaatgttcctttctgggctatcgtaacttgagaccagactcaacatacaacatacaatgctacagacagtccagtTCTACGGATCGTGTAAAAAAAACTAActgatcgaccaatgaaagtAGCCATTTGAAAGGtgcctgcactgattggctgtctggtatctcctctctacagtatagtgtgatactacatgtcatgtactgctaagtgcctagtatctcctctctacagtacagtgtgatactacatgtcctgtactgctgtgtgtgtctggtatctcctctctacagtacagtgtgatactacatgtcctgtactgctgtgtgtgtctggtatctcctctctacagtacagtgtgatactacatgtcctgtactgctgtgtgtgtctggtatctcctctctacagtatagtgagatactacatgtcctgtactgctgtgtgtgcctggtatctcctctctacagtatagtgtgatactacatactgaaagggcagactagatggacccagtggtcttcttctgcagacattcttctatgtttctacatgtcctgtactgctgtgtgtgtctagtatctcctttctatagtacagtgtgatactacatgtcctgtactgctgtgtgtgtctggtatctcctctacagtatagtgtgctactacatgtcctgtgctgctgtgtgtcaagtatctcctctctacagtaaaatgtgatactacatgtcctgtactgctgtatgtgtctagtatctcctctctacagtaaaatgtgatactacatgacctgtactgctgtatgtgtctagtatctcctctctacagtaaaatgtgatactacatgtcctgtactgctgtgtctagtatctcctctctacagtacagtgtgatattacatgtcctgtactgctgtgtgtctagtatctcctctttacagtatagattgatattacatgtcctgtacctgggccaggatgagttgctcctttgggcaccaggtgaaaGCAGCTTCATTTTATGGTTCTGGGACCCAGTGTGATCTGTACAAAACCCTAAAAACGCTCTAGTCCTCTACATAGGAAGAAATTTAaagtctcttgtagctctttctgactgttgtatgcaaGCTATTTTTCCTTATGTGAGCATGCAAAGGACTGGGATTTCTTGTGTTTGGTCTCtattttgaacagagaaaagaccaaatatcggcacGGAGGGAGCATTGAGCGCAGTTtggcaggaagggagacacctagtgggcatATTTATAACGTTGCGTTAAACTGACATAAGACCCCACCTGAGGATGCCGCAGCATGAAGTTTACCGCTTCTTCAAAATATTCCAGCTGCAGGTCCTTCATCTCTTTAGGTAGATCCTCATAGTTATAATAAGCTAATGCCAGGGTGGCAAATCCTTTATCAGCCAGCAGGCATGCCTTGTAATCCAGGAGTCCTCCACCCATACCTTGTATCTCTATAACTCCTGGAAATGGACCGGGACCTGTACAAAAAACATAAAGTTATAATAACTGAAGAGTCagtacagtgtatgtatgtggCGGTATAAGTCATCATCTTTTCTGACCACCCTATAGTGAAACTGTGATGTGAAAATGGGTCCCTGAACTCAGATtaaagaagacatcccctgtgagtcacttgatataactgcactgtaatgtatatggtgtacagaaccttgGTAGAGCTGGGTCTACTTCTATGTGACTGTATGACTTAATATTAATCTTTGTACattggatgttattcagtagcagtggtggtattaggcagtatgtggtggtgttagtcactatgtggtggtattatttgttacttgtactgtggtactgtgttttattggatttagtaaactggatttggtcagtaacaatatgttggtggtggtagtggttgtggtgggtAATATTTTCCCCCtgtatattggtaatattggtcttagtatacaggatttggtcagtaacagtatggttgtaatatgtatggtgatgatgTGGTGACCTGGTACGGGCCCCTTAgtctttattgcacctgagtaaggtagcTCCCTTGGGTTCACACGAGTGGGATGAAGTgtccactgcagttagtgtttttaCCATTAGGTGTCACTAAAGTGTATGTTATCTTCTATGCACGGATGAAGGaggctgtttctttttttttttttttcagaaatcaattgtacaggtgattttaagaaactttgtaattgggtttattagccaaaaaatgcatttttttaatcatgaaaaaacagtttgagtttagagagatgaggcaccaaaacaggacaagaaagagTTAATCTACCGTTAATCACcgcactgggctatctcctctgacagttagcactgacctctctgacctctgaataagctgtctccccctcccctctctatagaacagacatggttgtgtctgatgcaacaagtcacaatttcctgatattttgcagtgaatggaagagagggggggggcctgggaaaagtctttttgaatgcagataatggcagatttgcctaataaacccaattacaaagtttcttaaaaatcgcctggactattgatttctgcaaaaaaataaaataataataatgatgcgacagtgactctttaactgttATGTGTCACATGTCGTTCTTTGTCC encodes:
- the LOC138770814 gene encoding acyl-coenzyme A thioesterase 1-like is translated as MLSVLRRSFPGVPRCGRAMSGVCMQVSPGRCLYDRPLQLRVRGLSPGQPVTLRTALNDEAGELFTSVALYQADGGGELELSRSPALEGGSYTGVEPEGPLWSLEPRTPLRRLIKKDVQSPFQLRFSLHQAHRPPGALLAEAAQERSFMGEGVTREPVRDGRVRGSLFLPPGPGPFPGVIEIQGMGGGLLDYKACLLADKGFATLALAYYNYEDLPKEMKDLQLEYFEEAVNFMLRHPQVKGSGIGLLGHSKGGDLVLSMSSFLKGIAATAVVNGAVANVVAALHYKDITLPPISLDRTKMRYPQPGVGDMIDVVCNPLEEANRRSLIPVGKADCKFLFIVGEDDKNWKSDFHAQIACQLLAEEGKEKPEVVYYPNAGHYIEPPYFPLCKASMHKVIGHPVIWGGEPKAHAHAQVDSWKRIQDFFHKHLNYERVRESKL